One segment of Bernardetia sp. DNA contains the following:
- a CDS encoding TonB-dependent receptor, whose product MGKHETSERLLTTKQKALKVNLDASIYGSFAEIGAGQEVAAQFFKAGAASGTIAKTMSAYDMAFSDAIYGAEESGRYVCESRLIKMIEHEYRLVEERLREHRPDTCFFSFSNTIEVLNYSKTNRGHGWIGVRFQLKPNTPPNEVIIHMNLLDNHKFLQEQVVGIVGVNLIYACFYHANDPDKMLTSLMDNLSRDRIEIDMFRMTGKDFEDVDNRLMSLKLVKNGMSNAAMFGANGNVLQPSEALYKKNILALRGRFRPPTHVNVDMLRRGLDMFKAEDDVAEKDIMVLVELTLANLRAEGTISDQDFLDRVDILCSMGQTVIISNYQEYYRLVEYLSLFNRGKKIGIILGIYSLADVFEDEFYTNLNGGILEAFGKLFGSNVKMYVYPSRIPGTEKILGCEDFEVAPKQAFLYKYLLETNKLATIQNINTKILHIFSDNVLEMIKNGKEGWEEMVPKIVEEAIKDKCLFEYPCPTDKLSVAEEERKQATLEREQKARQEIIDNNL is encoded by the coding sequence ATGGGTAAACACGAAACTTCTGAAAGATTATTAACCACTAAACAGAAAGCATTAAAGGTCAATCTTGATGCAAGCATTTATGGTTCTTTTGCTGAAATTGGTGCAGGACAAGAAGTAGCTGCACAGTTTTTTAAGGCAGGAGCAGCTTCTGGAACGATTGCCAAAACGATGTCAGCGTATGATATGGCTTTCAGTGATGCTATTTATGGTGCTGAGGAAAGTGGACGTTATGTATGTGAGTCTCGTCTCATCAAAATGATTGAACACGAATACCGATTGGTAGAAGAAAGGCTAAGAGAACATCGCCCAGACACGTGTTTTTTCTCTTTTTCCAATACGATTGAAGTTCTGAATTATAGCAAAACAAATCGTGGACATGGTTGGATTGGTGTTCGTTTTCAGCTAAAGCCAAATACGCCTCCCAATGAAGTTATCATTCACATGAATCTGTTAGATAACCATAAGTTTTTACAAGAGCAAGTAGTCGGAATTGTGGGAGTAAATCTAATTTATGCTTGTTTCTATCATGCCAATGACCCAGACAAAATGCTCACTTCTCTTATGGACAATCTTTCTAGGGACAGAATAGAAATAGATATGTTTAGAATGACAGGAAAAGACTTTGAAGATGTAGATAATCGTCTGATGAGCTTAAAACTTGTCAAGAATGGAATGAGTAATGCTGCTATGTTTGGTGCAAATGGAAATGTATTACAACCTTCAGAAGCTCTTTACAAAAAAAATATTTTGGCATTGCGTGGGCGTTTCCGTCCTCCTACACATGTCAATGTAGATATGTTGCGTAGAGGTTTGGATATGTTTAAAGCAGAAGATGATGTAGCAGAAAAAGATATAATGGTATTAGTGGAACTAACACTTGCTAATCTTCGTGCAGAGGGAACAATCAGCGACCAAGATTTTTTAGATAGAGTAGATATTCTTTGTTCGATGGGACAAACTGTAATTATTTCCAATTATCAAGAGTATTACAGACTGGTAGAATATTTATCACTCTTCAACCGAGGTAAAAAAATCGGAATTATTTTGGGTATTTATTCGTTGGCAGATGTTTTTGAAGATGAGTTTTATACTAATCTTAATGGAGGAATTTTGGAAGCCTTTGGTAAACTCTTTGGCTCAAATGTCAAGATGTATGTTTATCCTTCACGTATTCCTGGAACAGAGAAAATTTTAGGTTGTGAAGATTTTGAAGTTGCTCCAAAGCAAGCCTTTCTCTATAAGTATCTACTAGAAACAAACAAACTAGCTACCATTCAGAATATCAATACCAAAATACTACATATTTTCTCTGATAATGTCTTGGAAATGATTAAGAATGGAAAAGAAGGATGGGAGGAAATGGTGCCAAAAATTGTTGAAGAGGCTATCAAAGACAAATGTTTGTTTGAGTATCCTTGTCCAACAGACAAGCTCTCAGTAGCTGAAGAAGAGAGAAAACAAGCCACCTTAGAAAGAGAACAAAAAGCTAGGCAAGAAATCATTGATAATAACTTGTAG
- a CDS encoding vWA domain-containing protein: protein MEGYRFGKYTPPKSKKNSGFDKLLDIFLQLLSMAGGDVGKAMSWLTDLDRQHNLTGEGYGIGDFFEDLKEKGYLEENQVTGEIKVTPKSDQTIRKAALEEIFGKLKKSKGGNHKTKFHGNSGDISADERPYRFGDDLNQISYTESIRNAQINWGVQDFYMTENDLTIREKEYLAQTSTVLMIDISHSMILYGEDRITPAKKVAMALAELITTKYPKDTLDIIVFGNDAWQIEVKDLPYLEVGPYHTNTVAGLELAMGLLRRRKNPNKQIFMITDGKPTCIKKGLKYYKNSFGLDSTILNKTLNLAAQCKKLKIPITTFMIASDPYLQRFVREFTATNGGNAYYSNLKGLGQLVFEDFKKNRRRQF, encoded by the coding sequence ATGGAAGGCTATCGCTTCGGAAAATATACACCACCCAAATCAAAAAAAAATAGTGGTTTTGATAAGTTGTTAGACATTTTTCTCCAACTTTTATCTATGGCAGGAGGAGATGTCGGAAAGGCAATGTCGTGGCTAACAGATTTAGACAGGCAGCACAACCTAACAGGAGAAGGCTATGGAATAGGCGATTTCTTTGAAGACCTAAAAGAAAAAGGCTACTTGGAGGAAAATCAGGTTACTGGAGAAATAAAAGTAACACCTAAAAGCGACCAAACGATTAGAAAGGCTGCGTTAGAAGAGATTTTTGGAAAGCTCAAAAAATCGAAGGGAGGAAATCATAAGACTAAATTTCATGGAAATAGTGGAGATATTTCAGCAGACGAACGTCCGTACCGTTTTGGAGATGATTTGAATCAAATTTCATATACAGAATCTATCCGAAATGCTCAAATCAACTGGGGTGTACAGGATTTTTATATGACAGAAAACGACCTCACCATCAGAGAAAAGGAATATTTAGCACAGACCTCTACCGTCTTGATGATTGATATTTCGCACTCTATGATTCTCTATGGAGAAGACCGAATTACACCAGCCAAAAAAGTAGCAATGGCACTTGCCGAACTCATCACTACAAAATATCCAAAAGATACGCTAGATATTATTGTCTTTGGAAATGATGCTTGGCAGATTGAAGTAAAGGATTTACCATATCTTGAAGTAGGACCTTATCACACCAATACAGTCGCAGGTTTAGAACTAGCCATGGGACTTTTGAGACGTAGGAAAAACCCAAACAAACAAATTTTTATGATAACTGATGGAAAGCCAACGTGTATAAAAAAAGGCTTGAAGTATTACAAAAATAGCTTTGGGTTAGATTCGACTATCTTGAACAAAACGCTGAATTTGGCAGCACAGTGTAAAAAACTCAAAATTCCGATTACGACATTTATGATTGCCTCTGACCCATACTTACAACGTTTTGTAAGAGAGTTTACAGCTACAAACGGAGGAAATGCCTACTATTCCAATTTAAAAGGACTTGGGCAGCTTGTTTTTGAAGACTTTAAGAAAAATAGAAGAAGACAGTTTTAA
- a CDS encoding nucleoside phosphorylase — translation MIPSSELIINPDNSIYHLNLQSHQIADTIITVGDPERVPSVSKFFDKIEFKIHKREFITHTGLHKGKRISVISTGMGTDNIEVLMTELDALVNVDFKTRKIKENLTSLNIIRVGTSGSLQESIPVGTLLASQNAVGMDTLMQFYRLEQSQKEQEISEQIKQNAQVGFNPYVVSADESLLHHFTENSNIVKGNTLTCPGFYAPQGREVRLKPQTDNYLEKIRNKITDFPLTNMEMETAGYYALSRLLGHKMLSLNAILANRITHQFSENPQREVDNLIEYTLNKVVSL, via the coding sequence ATGATTCCATCTTCCGAACTTATCATCAATCCAGATAATTCTATTTATCATCTCAACTTACAATCACATCAGATTGCAGATACTATCATTACGGTAGGCGACCCAGAGCGTGTGCCATCAGTAAGTAAATTCTTTGATAAGATAGAATTTAAAATCCATAAGCGAGAGTTTATTACTCATACAGGGTTACATAAAGGGAAACGAATTTCTGTCATTTCTACTGGAATGGGAACAGATAATATTGAAGTTTTGATGACAGAATTAGATGCACTCGTCAATGTAGATTTCAAGACTAGAAAAATAAAAGAAAACCTAACTTCACTTAACATAATCAGAGTTGGAACATCAGGTTCTTTGCAGGAGAGTATTCCAGTAGGGACACTTTTAGCTTCTCAAAATGCTGTCGGAATGGATACATTGATGCAGTTTTATAGACTAGAGCAGAGCCAAAAAGAACAAGAAATTTCTGAACAAATCAAGCAAAATGCACAAGTAGGTTTTAATCCTTATGTAGTTTCAGCAGATGAGAGTTTACTTCATCATTTTACAGAAAATAGTAATATCGTAAAAGGAAATACGCTCACTTGCCCTGGTTTTTATGCCCCACAAGGAAGAGAAGTGAGATTGAAGCCACAGACAGACAATTATTTAGAAAAAATCAGAAATAAAATAACAGATTTTCCTCTTACCAATATGGAGATGGAAACGGCTGGATATTATGCTTTGAGCAGACTTTTAGGACACAAAATGCTTTCTTTGAATGCTATTTTGGCAAACCGAATCACACATCAGTTTTCAGAAAACCCACAAAGAGAAGTTGATAATCTGATTGAATATACTTTAAACAAGGTAGTGAGTTTATAA
- a CDS encoding type III polyketide synthase gives MSYITALNTANPPFTISQEQSADFSAHFMGKTKDEKRKIRILQRATGIKNRYTVLEDYTKKNGFDFYPNTEDLEPFPTTAERMKVYEKWATKLGLEAAKPIIEGRENEITHLITVSCTGMFAPGIDIELLENLGLNSSVQRTAINFMGCYASFNALKVANAFCLASDAKVLIVGVELCTLHFQKQADDDNLLANSIFADGAAAVLVESKPQKGKTNLLLKNFYCDLVPKGKRDMAWYIRDTGFEMRLSSYVADILGEEINQILDKLMKGLEVDKNSDTISQWAVHPGGKKILDTLAKKLSMDKSKLDVPFKIWEEYGNMSSVTVLFVLKELLHNKAAYQLKNNQLIPSLAFGPGLTVESALFEVVEQ, from the coding sequence ATGAGCTATATTACTGCCCTCAATACTGCCAATCCTCCTTTTACTATTTCTCAAGAACAAAGTGCTGACTTTTCAGCGCATTTTATGGGCAAAACAAAAGATGAAAAGCGTAAAATCCGAATCCTACAACGTGCTACTGGAATCAAAAATCGCTATACAGTTTTAGAAGATTATACCAAAAAAAACGGTTTTGATTTTTATCCTAATACAGAAGATTTAGAGCCTTTTCCAACGACTGCCGAGCGAATGAAAGTCTATGAAAAGTGGGCAACAAAATTAGGTTTGGAAGCTGCAAAACCCATTATTGAAGGTAGGGAAAATGAAATTACACATCTGATTACAGTAAGCTGTACAGGAATGTTTGCCCCTGGAATTGACATTGAACTCTTAGAAAATTTGGGTTTAAATTCTTCCGTACAGCGAACGGCTATAAATTTTATGGGTTGTTATGCTTCGTTTAATGCGCTCAAAGTGGCAAATGCTTTCTGCTTGGCTTCGGATGCAAAAGTCTTGATTGTGGGAGTTGAACTCTGTACGCTTCACTTCCAAAAGCAAGCCGATGACGATAATCTTTTGGCTAATTCTATCTTTGCTGACGGTGCTGCTGCCGTATTGGTAGAATCTAAACCACAGAAAGGCAAGACTAATTTACTTTTAAAGAATTTTTATTGCGACCTCGTTCCAAAAGGTAAACGAGATATGGCGTGGTATATCAGAGATACAGGTTTTGAAATGCGTCTCTCGTCTTATGTGGCTGATATTTTGGGAGAAGAAATCAATCAGATTTTAGACAAGCTCATGAAAGGCCTAGAGGTAGATAAAAATTCAGACACCATTTCACAGTGGGCTGTCCATCCAGGGGGAAAAAAGATTTTAGATACGCTTGCTAAAAAGCTCTCAATGGATAAGTCTAAACTAGATGTTCCTTTCAAAATTTGGGAAGAATACGGAAATATGTCTTCTGTAACAGTCCTTTTTGTTTTGAAAGAACTGTTACATAACAAAGCAGCCTACCAACTCAAAAATAATCAGCTCATTCCTTCTCTTGCTTTTGGTCCAGGGCTGACTGTAGAATCTGCTCTTTTTGAAGTTGTAGAACAATAA
- a CDS encoding ATP-binding protein yields MLFSDILGLESLKKTLTTAVHNNHVAHAQLFLGYEGSTALSLAWAYATFLSCENKQENDACGRCSSCVRYKKLIHPDLHFVFPTAKAKAYKEREEFMKGWREFLPKSKFPVLQDWSEYLDTEGKQFSISVAESRYISKILSLKAYEGGYKILILWLPEYMNASAANALLKGLEEPPKKTIFLLVSEKTDKILSTILSRCQLIQVPRYSDAEVKEYLISQNIKENEAAEIAPLVDGNLNEAMKLSKHTQNKNQEWFRDWMRLCFKHDYAGFVEQADLFHSLGKEGQKTLLQYALTILRESLISNFGTQQLIRTESETLKFVENFAKVIDERNIFSLVEKIDEAYFHLERNANSKIVFMDLSVQIARLLR; encoded by the coding sequence ATGCTTTTCTCTGATATACTTGGTTTAGAATCTCTCAAAAAAACACTTACTACGGCTGTTCATAATAACCATGTAGCACATGCACAGCTTTTTTTAGGCTATGAAGGAAGTACGGCACTTTCGTTAGCGTGGGCGTATGCAACATTTTTGAGCTGTGAGAACAAACAAGAAAATGATGCCTGTGGAAGATGTAGTTCGTGTGTGCGCTATAAAAAACTAATTCATCCAGATTTGCATTTTGTCTTTCCAACAGCCAAAGCAAAAGCCTATAAAGAGAGAGAAGAGTTTATGAAAGGCTGGAGAGAATTTTTACCAAAAAGCAAATTTCCAGTTTTGCAAGATTGGTCAGAATATTTGGATACAGAAGGGAAACAGTTTAGTATTTCGGTGGCAGAAAGCCGTTATATTTCAAAAATTTTATCCTTGAAAGCGTATGAAGGAGGCTATAAAATTCTGATTTTGTGGTTGCCAGAATATATGAATGCAAGTGCTGCCAATGCACTTTTGAAAGGATTAGAAGAACCTCCAAAGAAAACCATTTTCTTATTAGTAAGCGAAAAAACAGATAAAATACTTTCTACTATTCTTTCTCGTTGCCAACTTATTCAAGTTCCTCGTTATTCGGATGCAGAAGTGAAAGAGTATTTGATAAGTCAGAATATCAAAGAAAATGAAGCTGCCGAAATTGCGCCTTTGGTAGATGGGAATTTGAACGAGGCGATGAAACTGAGTAAGCATACACAAAATAAAAATCAAGAATGGTTTAGAGATTGGATGCGACTTTGTTTTAAGCACGATTATGCTGGCTTTGTAGAGCAAGCCGATTTGTTTCACAGCTTGGGAAAAGAAGGACAAAAAACGCTTTTGCAGTATGCTCTTACTATTTTGAGAGAATCTTTAATTTCTAATTTTGGAACACAGCAGCTTATCCGTACAGAATCCGAAACACTAAAGTTTGTAGAAAATTTTGCTAAGGTAATTGATGAGCGAAATATTTTTTCGTTGGTAGAAAAGATAGACGAAGCCTATTTTCATTTGGAACGAAATGCAAACTCTAAAATCGTTTTTATGGATTTATCAGTTCAGATTGCTAGACTTTTGAGGTAA
- a CDS encoding SRPBCC family protein, with the protein MKLIIETPIARSASEVWKGFTEELFLQLSPPFPKLKLNRFDGCKVGDEVHLELDFGIYSSKWISYIVEQAETESEIYFVDTANDLPFPLKTWKHHHRIKKIDENNCIIIDDIDYYTSSKALDAVIYPGMWAQFAYRSPVYKKFFEE; encoded by the coding sequence ATGAAATTAATTATAGAAACTCCGATTGCTCGTTCGGCAAGTGAAGTTTGGAAAGGCTTTACAGAAGAACTTTTTTTACAACTTAGTCCACCTTTTCCAAAGCTCAAACTCAATCGTTTTGATGGCTGCAAAGTAGGCGATGAAGTACATTTAGAATTAGATTTTGGAATTTATAGCTCTAAGTGGATTTCTTATATCGTAGAACAAGCCGAAACAGAAAGCGAAATTTATTTTGTAGATACAGCCAATGATTTGCCTTTTCCTCTCAAAACTTGGAAACACCACCACAGAATTAAAAAAATAGATGAGAATAATTGTATCATTATCGATGATATTGATTATTATACTTCTTCAAAAGCCTTAGATGCTGTTATTTATCCAGGGATGTGGGCGCAATTTGCGTATAGAAGCCCAGTTTATAAAAAGTTTTTTGAAGAATAA
- a CDS encoding NRDE family protein, whose product MCTLTFVPLEKGNFLLTSSRDEQKTRKNSQLPTFTEINKTKILRPVDGDAGGSWIGINDKGRTLCLLNGAFKKHVRNTPYRKSRGIILMELLATKNQEDIENYDFSKIESFTLVWIEKTKMSVSLTEYRWVEEENKLYKKNIDTKFAYIWSSATLYTSEVAEKREEWFEEWLEFYLKKGQKLDTISQILWHFHVKGGEKQNATPREQIMMSDPYGGTVSLTQIISHFDKNTPNNKLSMKHYNLNTMKSSLDEMEVKS is encoded by the coding sequence ATGTGTACACTCACTTTTGTTCCTTTAGAAAAAGGAAATTTTCTTCTGACTTCTAGCCGAGACGAGCAAAAAACTCGTAAAAACTCTCAGCTTCCCACTTTCACAGAAATAAACAAGACAAAAATCCTTCGCCCTGTCGATGGCGACGCTGGAGGCTCTTGGATTGGAATAAATGACAAAGGTCGTACGCTTTGCCTTTTAAATGGAGCTTTTAAAAAGCACGTCAGAAACACGCCGTACAGAAAAAGTAGAGGAATTATTCTGATGGAACTTTTGGCAACAAAAAATCAAGAAGACATTGAAAATTATGACTTTAGCAAAATAGAATCTTTTACACTTGTTTGGATTGAAAAAACCAAAATGTCTGTTTCTCTGACTGAATACCGTTGGGTAGAAGAAGAAAACAAACTTTACAAAAAAAATATAGATACAAAGTTTGCCTATATCTGGTCATCTGCTACGCTTTACACTTCTGAAGTAGCCGAAAAACGAGAAGAATGGTTTGAAGAGTGGTTAGAATTCTATCTTAAAAAAGGACAGAAATTAGATACAATTTCACAAATCTTGTGGCATTTTCACGTCAAGGGAGGAGAAAAACAAAATGCTACGCCAAGAGAGCAAATTATGATGAGTGACCCTTATGGTGGAACGGTTAGCCTGACACAAATCATCTCACATTTTGATAAAAACACTCCAAACAATAAACTCTCTATGAAACATTATAATCTCAATACAATGAAGAGTAGTTTGGATGAGATGGAGGTAAAATCATAA
- a CDS encoding Glu/Leu/Phe/Val family dehydrogenase has translation MVATLTPPTTESVMEQMQKMGHENLVFCQDKHSGLRAIIGIHSTVLGPALGGTRMWNYATSTEAVTDALRLSRGMSYKNSIAGLNLGGGKAVIIGDARTQKNEALLRRFGKFVESLNGKYITAEDVGMSTIDMDYIAMETKHVTGLAENRGGSGDPSPFTALGTYMGMKAAAKKAYGSDSLEGKKVSVQGAGHVGEYIIEHLAKEGAKIYVTDVYEDRLIDIANKYNVEIVGLEEIYDLDVDIYSPCALGATVNDETLSRLKCQIIAGCANNQLKDETIHGNACLERGIIYVPDFLINSGGVINVYSEYASLPREWVVQKTERLYDMCLEVITQSQDENKNAQNVAIQIAQERIDQIAHIKTVR, from the coding sequence ATGGTAGCAACACTCACTCCTCCGACAACAGAATCTGTAATGGAACAAATGCAAAAAATGGGACACGAAAATCTTGTTTTTTGCCAAGACAAACACTCTGGACTTCGTGCCATCATCGGTATTCACTCTACCGTTTTAGGACCTGCCTTGGGTGGAACTAGAATGTGGAACTATGCCACAAGTACGGAAGCAGTAACGGATGCCCTTCGTCTTTCTCGTGGTATGTCGTATAAAAACTCTATCGCTGGGCTTAATCTTGGTGGTGGAAAAGCTGTAATTATTGGCGATGCACGCACTCAAAAAAATGAAGCTCTTTTGCGTCGTTTTGGTAAGTTTGTAGAAAGCCTCAATGGAAAATATATCACTGCCGAAGACGTAGGAATGTCGACGATTGATATGGACTATATTGCAATGGAAACCAAACATGTAACAGGCTTGGCTGAAAATCGTGGTGGTTCGGGCGACCCTTCTCCATTTACTGCCTTGGGTACGTATATGGGAATGAAAGCAGCAGCAAAAAAGGCTTATGGAAGTGATAGTTTAGAAGGCAAAAAAGTTTCTGTACAGGGTGCAGGACACGTCGGCGAATACATCATTGAACATTTAGCCAAAGAAGGTGCAAAAATCTATGTTACAGACGTATATGAAGACCGTTTGATAGATATTGCTAATAAATATAACGTAGAAATTGTAGGCTTGGAAGAAATCTATGATTTGGACGTTGATATTTATTCTCCTTGTGCGCTTGGTGCGACAGTAAACGACGAAACACTTAGTCGTTTGAAGTGTCAGATTATTGCAGGTTGTGCTAACAATCAGCTCAAAGACGAGACAATCCACGGTAATGCTTGCCTTGAGCGTGGAATTATTTATGTACCAGACTTTTTGATTAATTCTGGTGGTGTAATTAATGTGTATTCAGAATATGCTTCTCTTCCTCGTGAGTGGGTAGTTCAGAAAACAGAACGTCTTTACGATATGTGTTTGGAAGTAATCACACAGTCGCAAGATGAAAATAAAAATGCTCAAAATGTAGCGATTCAGATTGCACAAGAAAGAATCGACCAAATTGCTCATATCAAAACTGTGAGATAA
- a CDS encoding metal-dependent hydrolase → MDSLTQIVLGAAVGELVAGKRIGNQAMLWGAVAGTIPDLDVLANPFLDIVQELRWHRSLMHSVLFAILVAPLLGWLFNRLGTKYNLKYLSEMSFWRWTNLFFWGMLTHSWLDIFTTWGTKIFYPFSDYGYATKTVFVVDFFYTVPFLILLLWARFLPAFKDKLYNKKRAFLVWFGVGMSSFYLLMGVVNQQRVNIVFEENLKAQNIDYLRYDTKTTPLNILLWNNIVETENGYYSGYYSVLDKDKTIKYHYFDKNWELLAPIKDNKKVQQLLEVPQGYYTVKTYQEDENKMYQINDLRFGQLDGWQNGDGDFVFTYLITEDKDGKLSFEQKRNKFDEGFQLMMQLLGRALGK, encoded by the coding sequence ATGGATTCACTCACACAAATTGTATTAGGAGCAGCCGTTGGCGAGCTTGTCGCAGGAAAAAGAATTGGCAACCAAGCGATGCTTTGGGGCGCAGTCGCTGGAACAATTCCAGATTTAGATGTTTTGGCAAATCCTTTTTTGGATATCGTACAAGAGTTGCGTTGGCACAGAAGCCTTATGCACTCAGTTTTGTTTGCCATTTTGGTTGCGCCACTTTTAGGTTGGCTTTTCAATCGTTTGGGAACAAAATATAATCTCAAATACCTGTCAGAAATGAGTTTTTGGCGTTGGACAAATCTATTTTTTTGGGGAATGCTCACCCACTCGTGGCTAGATATTTTTACGACGTGGGGAACAAAAATATTTTATCCTTTTTCTGATTATGGCTATGCGACCAAAACCGTTTTCGTAGTTGATTTTTTCTATACTGTTCCGTTCTTGATTTTGCTGCTTTGGGCTAGGTTTTTACCTGCTTTTAAAGACAAACTCTACAATAAAAAGCGAGCTTTTTTAGTGTGGTTTGGCGTAGGAATGTCATCTTTTTATTTGCTTATGGGTGTAGTGAATCAGCAGCGAGTGAATATCGTTTTTGAAGAAAACTTAAAAGCTCAAAATATAGATTATCTGCGCTATGACACCAAAACAACACCATTAAATATTTTACTTTGGAACAATATCGTAGAAACTGAAAACGGTTATTATAGTGGGTATTATTCTGTATTAGATAAAGATAAAACTATAAAATACCATTACTTTGACAAAAACTGGGAGCTTCTAGCCCCTATCAAAGACAACAAAAAAGTACAACAACTCTTGGAAGTTCCACAAGGCTATTATACTGTCAAAACGTACCAAGAAGACGAAAATAAAATGTATCAAATCAATGACCTTCGTTTTGGGCAGTTAGACGGCTGGCAAAATGGAGATGGCGATTTTGTTTTTACGTACTTGATTACAGAAGACAAAGATGGAAAGCTCTCTTTTGAGCAAAAGAGAAACAAATTTGATGAAGGTTTTCAGCTGATGATGCAGCTTTTAGGAAGAGCTTTGGGTAAATAG
- a CDS encoding DUF4178 domain-containing protein: MGNLILPPSLTRELPYAVTAQLSELPQEAQREFFEEYNRNARTTSIGYILNLLVFGTHYAYLNQWVLQFLYWFTAGGFGIWWFIDLFRIPSMVESYNNKVADQTLRHVLVKYRYGLRNTQTTSSTLASSAKGSRFMLRTPYDLQKKGQDTNINLAKKNISKIRPIAPRVLETPEADPMRLSIVNLKAGFLVDFDLTTWETVQEWQYDWDNGNSGKEFRLINEKETLHLYMRNEGTQLHTILARKVNIFAIDRELEDEIQSNKRPPSVLSYQDIDYFRENSKTGWRHEITAKTAANKVTVWEYFDETLTFFMRIEQIEGQTYKATVGEVISPFEFSNVLPKE; this comes from the coding sequence ATGGGAAATTTAATTTTACCTCCTTCTCTTACTCGTGAACTTCCGTATGCTGTTACTGCACAACTTTCAGAATTGCCACAAGAAGCACAAAGAGAATTTTTTGAAGAGTACAATCGAAATGCACGCACTACTTCGATAGGTTATATTCTGAATCTGCTTGTTTTCGGAACACATTACGCTTATCTGAATCAGTGGGTGTTACAGTTTTTGTATTGGTTTACGGCAGGAGGCTTTGGTATTTGGTGGTTTATAGATTTATTTAGAATCCCTTCAATGGTGGAGTCCTACAACAATAAGGTAGCCGACCAAACACTCCGACACGTTTTAGTAAAATATCGTTACGGACTTCGAAATACGCAAACAACAAGTTCTACATTGGCTTCTTCGGCAAAAGGTTCTAGGTTTATGCTCCGAACGCCTTACGATTTACAGAAAAAAGGACAAGACACAAATATTAATCTTGCTAAGAAAAATATTTCTAAAATACGCCCAATTGCTCCAAGAGTATTGGAAACGCCAGAAGCTGACCCTATGCGACTTAGTATTGTGAATCTTAAGGCTGGTTTTTTAGTGGATTTTGACCTTACCACATGGGAAACCGTACAAGAATGGCAATACGATTGGGATAATGGAAATAGTGGAAAAGAATTTCGTCTCATCAATGAAAAGGAAACACTTCACCTGTATATGAGAAATGAAGGAACGCAGCTTCACACCATTTTGGCAAGAAAAGTAAATATTTTTGCGATTGATAGAGAATTAGAAGATGAAATTCAGAGCAACAAACGTCCTCCATCGGTATTGAGTTATCAAGATATTGATTATTTTAGAGAAAACTCAAAAACAGGATGGAGACACGAAATTACAGCTAAAACGGCTGCAAATAAAGTTACTGTTTGGGAATATTTTGATGAAACACTTACTTTCTTTATGCGAATAGAACAAATTGAAGGACAAACTTACAAAGCTACTGTGGGCGAAGTGATTTCTCCTTTTGAGTTTTCAAATGTGTTGCCAAAAGAATAA